CTACTTTTTTCCCGCCTGGGGGACGGGCTGGGCCATGTGGAGCTGATGCTCAGTGAAGGGCAAGTCAACGTGTCCATCGCTCAGACTGGCCGGAAGAAGCTTCAGTTCGCCGCtggtgaggggaagagggtagGGGGAGGTGTCGGGAggccagagagggacagaggaggggcgaGTGTGGGCCTGCACTGAGGACTTTGCTTCTCGGAGtggggtgagagagggaagggagcaggggaggagaatgCTGGGCCCTGGGAGAAGGTGGGAGTGGATGGTGGGAGGGGAGTCAGATCTGAGGAGCTAAGGGTGCTAGGAGAAGCAGGCAGGCTGAGTCCTGGTACCCTCTATTTCCAGGGGAGGCTTGGGCGTTCGTTATTCATTTACAACCTGGTAGGCAGCGTCAGCTCAGGGTTAGTGAAGACATTCAGAAATGTCCCACCCAGTGTGATAAGTGTTAATAATGAAGGGCACACAGGCACAGAGCAAGATTGCTGCTTCCCCGCTCCAGAATCTTCTCTCAAAGTGTGGAGCTTCCTCTTCTCCTGTCCAGGGTACCGCCTGAATGATGGCTTTTGGCACGAGGTGAATTTTGCAGCACAGGAAAACCATGCTGTCATCAGCATTGATGACGTGGAGGGGGCAGAGGTCAGGGTCTCATACCCGCTGCTGATCCGTACTGGCACCTCATACTTCTTTGGGGGTAAGTGAGAGCCAAACTGGCCAGACTCCTATCTCTGGGTGGGAAGGCGCCACCAAAGTCCCCTCAGATGGGGCTACGTGGAGCGTTTGGGGGATAAATTGTTCTCCTCCTGGTGCTTTGGGGACTGGAAGGCCACTGCCATTGTCTATGGGCCCCATTCCTTCCTTCATGCCTGGCTTTCCCTTGGCATCTCCCTGGGGGAGGGTCTCTGGGGTCTCCCCTGGGGAGGGCCTCACAGGGGTGGTTGCTCCAGGTTGTCCCAAACCAGCCAGTCGATCGGGCTGCCACTCCAACCAGACGGCGTTCCATGGCTGCATGGAGCTGCTCAAGGTGGATGGTCAACTGGTCAACCTGACTCTGGTGGAGGGCCGGCGGCTTGGATACTATGCTGAGGTCCTCTTTGACACATGTGGCATCACTGATAGGTATCCAGAAGCCCCTCTCCCTACAAGAGGTGACCCCTGCAAAGCCCCCTTCTGTGTTCTCCCCATGGGAGTGGCCATTCTCAAGAATCTCCCTTCTCCTGGTCCCAGGTCCTCAGTCTCCCACCTGGAGATGATTCCTCCTTGACTTCTTGTCCTCCGTTACCTAATCCTCCCATTAAAGTGATGCAAGCTCAGAATGGAAATGAAGCATCTGTTCTTGGCCCTAGAGGGTTTCTTTTTTGGGCAtggttgggggtgagggtgggagagggggcaggtaGAGAGTGGAGAGTCCTTGAGTCCTGAGGATTAATGCACCAGCACTTAGGCTTCTACGCACTGGTTTTGGTGCTCTCAGGAGCCTGGAGTGAAGCTTGTAGGAATCAGACCCCACTCTCATGCTCACAGTAAGGTGCCTGCCCTTGGTGCTGGCCCTCTTCCCTAGGTGTAGCCCTAACATGTGCGAGCATGATGGACGCTGCTACCAGTCCTGGGATGACTTCATCTGCTACTGTGAACTGACAGGCTACAAGGGGGAGACCTGCCACCAACGTAAGCCCAGTGGCGGATGGGGGAGACtcgggggcaggggaggccaaGAGGCTCCTGGAGACGGTTAGGACTGGCCCTCCTAGCCCTCTGACTCCATAATTGCTCTTTGCCCACCCCCACAACTTACCAGCTCTGTATAAGGAATCTTGTGAGGCTTATCGGCTCAGTGGGAAAACTTCTGGAAATTTCACCATTGATCCTGATGGCAGTGGTCCCCTGAAGCCATTTGTAGTGTACTGTGATATCCGAGGTAAGTGGCTCTGATGGGTGGTGAAGGGGCAGCTGAAAAGGCCGTGTGGGAGTGTGGGGACAACAGGGGATCGAAGAGGAGACGGGCTGGCAAGATCAAACTGTGGTAGAGGTAAAGGATGGCAGAGGGGAAAGGGGACACCCAGGAATTTGTAATCTAGCCTTGCCGATAAATTCCAGCTTCCTGATCCATTCCAGCTGTCCAGCTGTCACATCTCCAGCTGACAGGGGACTGGAACAGAGCTGCTGGCCACATTTATTGGCTCTGAGTAGCACCAGTAGGTGGTGGAAGTAGGCAGGGAGATGGGTAGAGAATGCCCATCTTGAGCCAaggctctgtcccttcccctcccccagagaacCGGGCGTGGACAGTTGTGCGGCACGACAGGCTGTGGACAACTCGGGTGACAGGGTCTAGCATGGAGCGGCCATTCCTAGGGGCCATCCAGTACTGGAATGCATCCTGGGAGGAAGTCAGCGCCCTGGCCAATGCTTCCCAGCACTGTGAACAGTGGATCGAATTCTCCTGCTACAATTCCCGGCTGCTCAACACTGCTGGTGAGGGCCAGGGTCTCAGAGGGCGAGACCCATGGGGGCTTGGGAGGAAGGAACCAGAAGTTTTAGCTAGAGCCCTTGGACCTTCAAGCGAGGAGGATCGGGGCTGCTTGGAAAGGCGAGAGAGGAAGCCTGGGGCCAGTGGAGGGATGGGGCCCGGAACCTGCCTGCACGTCTTCCCCAGGAGGCTACCCCTACAGCTTTTGGATTGGCCGGAACGAGGAGCAGCACTTCTACTGGGGAGGCTCACAGCCTGGGATCCAGCGCTGCGCCTGTGGTCTGGACCGGAGCTGCGTGGACCCCGCTCTGCACTGTAACTGCGATGCTGACCAGCCCCAGTGGTGAGGGGCGAAGGGACAGGGCATTCAGGAGTCAAGGGGCAGCGGAGCAGCAGGAGCTGAACCACTGCGTCCTGCCCCCACAGGAGAACCGACAAGGGACTGCTGACCTTTGTGGACCATTTGCCTGTCActcaggtggtggtgggggataCGAACCGCTCCAATTCTGAGGCCCAGTTCTTCCTGAGGCCTCTGCGCTGCTACGGTGATCGTGAGTGGCAGACCCCTTTCGTGTGCCGTCCCAGGCTTGGCTCTCCAGTTTCCAAAATTTAGGCCACCTGACCCACTGTGGGTCTCAAGGACATACTGCCAGACACCCAGCTACTGCTGTGATGTGATCCCCATCCATGTTGTTCCCCTGTACCTTATGCTGCTTCAGTATACCTGTTTTCCCCCCTTGGACACCCCTGGCTGTCCCCGTTTGCCCTACCTTCTCCCACACCACCCAAGGCTCCCTTTTCCACCCTCTAACCTCCCTGACTGGCCTTCCTCCTTCTGGCTTTATAGGGAATTCCTGGAACACCATCTCCTTCCACACTGGGGCTGCTCTACGCTTCCCCCCCATCCGTGCCAACCACAGCCTTGATGTCTCCTTCTACTTCAGGACCTCGGCTCCCTCAGGAGTCTTCCTAGAGAATATGGGGGGCCCTTACTGCCAGTGGCGCCGACCTTACGTGCGGGTGGAACTCAACAGTGAGCGGGCGGATACCAGGAGGGATGCGGGCTAGACAGAGGTCTCTGGGGGATATGGGGTAGGCAGAGGCTAGGGGAAGGGACAAGGGCAGATGCCCTTCAACAGGCAGCATGGAAAGGGCTTTAGATAATAACCAGACCCTCTACACCCAGAGGGTCTATCAAAGTAGCTGGCTTTGTGAACTTGGGCGCTCACTTCATCTCTTGGGGCCTTAGGCCCCTTACTTGTGAACAAGGCACCTGGACTCCTGAGGGCTTCCCGGAAGACCTGACTAGCTATGTTTCTAACCTCAGAAGTGGGGCTGGGAAGCCAGCTCCAAGGATCTGTGAATTTGGGAGACACCAGGGGTGTAAGGTTTCAAGGAATTTATGGGTTTTGTCCTGGGCCATAGACAAATTGGAGGGACATTCAAGGAGCTCCAGAGAGTGAAGAAGAGAGGTGGTCTGGGGTGAGGGATCTGTGAGCTCTGAGTCGGTTCTTCCCACCCCCTGCTTTGTCCAGCGTCCCGGGATGTGGTCTTCGCCTTCGACGTGGGGAACGGGGATGAGAACCTCACCGTACACTCGGATGACTTTGAATTCAACGACGATGAGTGGCACCTAGTCCGGGCAGAGATCAACGTGAAGCAGGCCCGGCTCCGCGTGGATCACCGGCCCTGGGTGCTGCGGCCTATGCCCCTGCAGACCTACATCTGGCTGGAGTACGACCAGCCCCTTTATGTTGGTAAGCAGCAGCCCTGAGGCCGGTCTGAAGCTTCCtttaccttcccctccccctcccaactgTTCTCCGTGTTTCCAGGAGCCCCGTGTCTTAGGTCCTGATCCCCTCTGCTGCAGAGTGACCCAAAGGCTCACCTTTCCTCTCTAGGCCATGTATTTTATCCCGTTATTTCATTCCCTTTGGCTCCCTTCCAGACCCCAACACTTATCCCTGTCTCTGGCTCGACACCCCATTTCTTGACCTGCCCGCCCTTCCCAGGATCTGCTGAACTTAAGAGGCGCCCCTTCGTGGGTTGCTTGAGGGCTATGCGTCTGAATGGAGTGACTCTCAACCTGGAAGGCCGTGCCAACGCCTCGGAGGGTACCTCACCTAACTGCACAGGCCATTGCGCCCACCCCCGGTTCCCCTGCTTCCACGGAGGCCGCTGTGTGGAGCGTTACAGCTACTACACGTGTGACTGTGACCTCACGGCTTTTGACGGGCCATACTGCAACCACGGTCAGTGCAGCTGCTTATGGGAGACTGGGGAGCCACAGGGCACAGTGGGAGGTcgggagggcagggaaggatgGAGGGGGCAGAGTCAGCAACAGGAAAAACTAGAGTTGTCCCTGGGTTCGTGTGCTCTGATCAAGGACGTCAGGCAGCTGAAGATCCTGGGTGCCTCCAAGTCATAAAGTGGGGCCAGGAAGGGAGGGTGCAGCTAGCTGGTACTGAAAGAACTTAAAAGCAACAAGCAAATAACTCCCCCATCTTCCTACTGTCACTAAGTAACCGCAGGTTACCCCCTTTGCAAGCATAGTCACCTCAAGCTGTGCGATGCCCTCCTTTGCCATTTCCCGTGCTCCCAAAACATGTCTACAGCCTGGCTCTTGGTTAAGGCAAGCCTTGACGTTCACCATAGCAAGATTCTGCACATACACCCAGACTGCATCCTTCCTAAGGAGGATGCACGGGCAGGTGGGTTAACGGTGTGAGATATCCAGTGGAGCAGGGAGACACAAGGACTCAGGGATCAGCagaggactcttgatctcagtttgggAGTGTGAGtagtggggagcctggctggctcaggtggaagagcattcaactttgggtctcggggttgtgagtttgagccctacattgggtgtagagattacttaaaaataaattttttttgcctttattttttttttatttttgagagacagagacagagagcaagcaggggaggggcagagaaagagggagacacagaatcggaagcaggctccaggctctgagctgtcagcacagagcctgatgcggggctcgaacccacgaaccgtgagctcatgacctgagccgaagtcggccacttaactgactgagccacccaggtgcccctaaaaataaataaactttagggggaaaaaaaggaagtgtgAGTAGTGGTGAGTGTACCAGATGGGGTCATGATACCTCGATTCTAATCTTGGCTCTCCATTAAAGGCTTATCCTTACGGAAGTCACTAGCcatttctatgcctcagtttccccatctgtaaaatgcggGAGTCACATTAGATGATCATTCCCGTTTCTCACGGTTTTAAGATCCCATTCTGTGACATAGAGGCTCACGGGGACAGAACAGTGAAGTTACGACCATGTGCTGTGTTTTGAGGGCAAGTTCCAGAGCAGGTGTGTCGATGGCGTATAATATCTGAATCCCTCACCTCACAACCCCCTGCCTTCAGATATCGGAGGTTTCTTTGAGCCCGGCACCTGGATGCGCTACAACCTCCAGTCAGCACTGCGCTCGGCGGCCCGGGAGTTCTCCCACATGCTGAGCCGGCCGGTGCCGGGCTACGAGCCGGGCTACATCCCCGGCTATGACACCCCTGGCTACGTGCCTGGCTACCATGGCCCTGGCTACCGTCTCCCCGACTACCCCCGGCCTGGTCGGCCGGTGCCTGGCTACCGAGGGCCTGTCTACAATGTCACCGGCGAGGAGGTGTCCTTCAGCTTCAGCACTGACTCGGCCCCTGCGGTCCTGCTCTACGTCAGCTCCTTTGTGCGGGACTACATGGCCGTGCTCATCAAGGAAGATGGTAAGCTCGCGCAGACTGTCCCTCTGCTCCAGCGTCGTGCAGGGTGCCCTTCACTTTCACGACTGTTGGTTCGCTAGCACAAGGACCCAAGCATTCTCAGAAGATGGGGgctggggtgcctgcctgggtggctcagtaggttgagcatcagacttcagctcgcgtcatggtctcatggttcgtgaatttgatccctgtgttgggctctgtgctgacagctcagagcctgcagcctgcttctgattctgtgtcttccttatctctgcccctctcacactctgtctctctctctctctttcaaaaataagtaaacatttacaattttatttaaaaaaagatgggggCCATGAGGAGACTCCTTTTGTCCTCCCCATCCCATAGGGACCCTGCAGCTGCGGTATCAGCTGGGCACCAGCCCTTACGTGTACCAGCTGACCACGAAGCCAGTCACGGATGGCCAGCCCCACAGCGTCAACATCACCCGGGTCTACCGCAACCTCTTCATCcaggtgtgtgtggagggaggtGGACGAGGTGGGTGAACCGGCTCAGATCGAAGCCTTGTGATCGAGGCAGTGGCACCCAGGAAAATGTCAAATAGTTAGCATGCATACAGCACATTGCAATGTACGGAGGATTCTCATGGGTTTTACCTCATGGGACCCTCACAACTCTGCCAGGTGGTTTGGGTGGGCAGGGCTCCTCTGGCGTCTGTCTCATAAGTCAGTAAATGggctcagaaagaaaaggggttTTCCACAAAGTCAAGCCACTGGTAGCTTCAAAGATAGCTCAGAATGAGGCTGTTGGGTTTTCAACATGAAATCCTTCATCTGGGGTCCAGGGGTGGCCCAGCCAGAACTAAAGCCGGGACTCTCCACCAGTATGGACAGAACAGGAGTTCCTGTGTGGTCTTGGCTTCGTCGGcctctggtctctctccctcaggtcctctccctccccctcaggtGGACTACTTCCCACTGACGGAACAGAAGTTCTCCCTGCTGGTAGACAGCCAGCTGGACTCACCCAAGGCCTTGTATCTAGGGCGTGTGATGGGTGAGCCATGGGTGCCACTGTGTTTGGGGTAAGGAGTTATGGGTGAGGTCCCTGGAGCCTTGAGAGTGAGGAACCTGGGAAGGGCTGGGAAGGCGGTGATAACGAGGTGCAGGAACCCTGTGGACAGTGAGTGGAGTGAGAGGGGCCAGGCTATGGGTGGTCGcagcccctctcctcctgggcCGGCCTCTCTCTCAGAGACAGGAGTAATTGACCCTGAGATCCAGCGCTACAACACACCGGGTTTCTCGGGCTGCCTGTCTGGTGTTCGGTTCAACAATGTGGCCCCCCTCAAGACCCACTTCCGAACCCCTCGACCCATGACCGCTGAGCTGGCGGAGGCCCTCCGAGTTCAGGGAGACCTGTCTGAATCTAACTGCGGAGCCATGCCTCGTCTCTTCGCAGAGGTGCCACCTGAGCTGGATCCCTGGTATCTGCCCCCAGGTATGGCTAGGGCAcgtggaagagggaggagagcgAGGGGATGGCAGGGAAGGGAAACGATTCTTTACAAGGAGGGGGCTGCTTCTCCTAACCAGCGCTCTCTCCTCTTCAGACTTCCCGTACTACCACGATGAGGGCTGGGTTGCCATACTTTTAGGCTGTGAGTAACATGATCACTACCCTGACCTCCTAATTCCACCCTCTGTCATTGTTCCCTGCCCCGCTTCCCCAGGGCTGAGGGGTGGCAAAGGCACTCGGTGTGGGGTGGTGCAAACAAGGCTGAGCCAGGCTGTGCTGATGGTAGTACAGAATTGAGTtggagatttttattatttgttactgtttatttttttagagagagcgagcgagagagcgagtgcacaagtgggggggggcctggaggggggtgcagaggatctgaggcaggctctgcattgatagcaccaagaccaatgtggtgcttgaactcacaaatcctgagatcatgacctgagccgaagtccaacgctcaGGCGCCCCCGAACTGGAGATGTTTAAATGTTTGAGGATGCTACAGacttttatttgaaatgaaatattaaaatggagCTATGGCTAAGGATGAGGAAATGGGGGTGCAGTAACACCTAGAGAGGTGAGAAACGGGTAACAGGAATGCAGACCCGCTAGATACTTGGCAATAGCCCAACAGGATTGAACGGTGGCCAGTCACACATGTATTCCTTTGGCCCAAAGCATGCATGTGTGTCTTGTATATACGAGACCCCACCGGGAGCTGCcctgaattttcctttttcctttttcagttttggtggCCTTCCTGCTGCTGGGGCTGGTGGGGATGTTGGTGCTCTTCTATCTGCAAAATCATCGCTACAAGGGCTCCTACCACACCAATGAGCCCAAGGCCACCCACGATTACCACCCTGGCAGCAAACCTCCCCTACCGACTTCAGCCTCTGCCCAGGTCCCAGCCCCTACACCAGcttccaccccagccccagccccagccccagccccagccccagccccagcccctggccctcGGGACCAAAATCTTCCCCAGATCCTGGAGGAGTCCAGGTCTGAATGAATCAGGAGAAGGGCTTTAGAGACCACGTCCATCTCCTCTGAGTTCCCCActccctgcctttccccaccCTGTCAGGGACATTTGGCTCCTCTTAGTGGGTTCTGCTCATCTGGAGGACACCCCTCCTGCCACGCTTGGTGGGCAGAGCTACAGATGGGACCAAAGAGAGTGGCCGAACCTCACTGCCTACACCAGTGCCCTTCCCAGCCCCGTTTCCCCAGCTCCTGGTTGGTTGCCTGACCCAAAGGAGAAGCTCCATGGGGTTGAGACAGGCCCTCCCTGCCATCCCTGTCCCAGCTGCTGCCAGGGATTAACAACAGAGTGCAAGAGAGATGAACTCTTTCCCTTCCAGTATTCCATCTCAGCAGGGACAGATGTGTGGGATTGCAGGGATGCACAGGGCATGGGGGGAGGAGGCTGCTAAATCACATCCCCtagcctcccccctgccctgcagAATGTCTTCCATCTGCTTCCACTCAGCTGGGGGTTAGGGAGGGCTTCATTGCTGTCCCTCAacctctcttttttgtttttcttacggAGCCTGAGAGGCCTCCATGTTAGCACCTTAGTACCTCCGCTGCTTCACATGCTTTAGCCAAAGCCATAAAAACAACTTGCAACGTAGAGAGAATAATGCAGACGCCCTGACTAGCCTGCCCTCTATTCGTCCTCCCTCTTCCAAAATATGCAAGAGCCTTGGTGCCTGTCCAAAGGCTTGGCCCCCTCTCCAGTGCATGAGGAGTCCTCTTTCCTCCGCTCAGAGATGCTGCTTTGTTTGCCCAGGAGGtcatgttctttatatattttttgtgttgcAAAGTCTCTCTCTAGAGAAACTCTATATACtactctaattttttaattatcagtttatatataaaagaaaaaaatcgagtgactgtcctgtcctgtcctgtgcCACGGTCTGTAGTCCTCGCTTCTCCTGTGTCGGAAGCCTTGGGAGGCCGCTGGCCACTCCCCGGGCCTGACCCAGCCTCCACTCTGCGGCCGTGCGCGCAGACCCAGGGCCGTTCTAATAAAGCAGAGTGGCAGAGCCCCGGTCTGTGCGTGGTCGCTGGCGTCGTGGCTAGGGGTAAGCGGGAGGACTTTCAGGGAACTGGCAGGGGTTTCCAGGGGGAGCCCTCCGACTCCTTGCATcgcctgcggggggggggggggggggggggggggggggggggggggggcctgacTGGCTCTTGCCAACCCCAGATCTCAGTGAATGCTAACGCTTCAGCCCCAGCTGCCCTTGTGCTGCCGTCCCCAGATCCTTCCAGCCCCACGGTACACAAGGCGCCACTTGCCAAAATGGATTCTTCCCCTTTATTCAGATAAGAGGTCACAAGCCACAGGACTTTAAAGTGCGTGAAATTCACTGGCGATAAAGCCACACATATaccagcctcccccacccccacccccgcccagtcCCTACCACCTTGCTCCATCCATCATTCcaggtctggggggaggggctgagacctGTCATTAAAGGTGGGGGACAGCAGGGAAAATAGGAATGCTGGCGGAACAGGAGTATTAGTGGTCTGAGACCGGGAAGGACGGGGTTCTGCGCGCTGAGCGAAGAGTGGGGTCAGTCTAGCCTCTCAGTGGCTGGGTGTCACTTTTCCCCCATGGTTCCTCACAGCCAGCCCCATTTTCAAACAGACCCAACTCCTGCTTCTTCGTTTGTCTCTGGTTTTTCCCTATAATTCGCGAGTACTTCAGAGCCCACGATCCGGGAACAGGGCATCCCCAGTACACAATGAATACAAACCACAGCAGATGCAGACTTCGGACTGGTGGCGGGGCTGGCCGCTCAGGTGGGAAGAGGCTCCCATTAGGAGCCGGCTGGGTGCGTGCTCCGTGCTGAGTGCATGAGTGCTCACAAGTGTGACGCGTGgagatgtgagtgtgtgtgtgtgtgtgcgtgtgtgtgtgtgcgcgcatgtctCACCCAAATCCCTAGGCGACAGTCTGGCCAGGGGGAACCCCACTCCTTGCTCTGTAAGACAgccagtggggtggggaggaagggagtggtCAGTATTGACCGAGGAAGAAAGGCCTGGATTccccagagaaaagagaagcctgCTCCCTGTGCTAATATTCCCCAGGCCAGCCTATCCCTGCCACCGTCCTTTTCACCCAGCACAATGCTCCTTACTCCCTGCCAGCTCAGCACACCAGTCACAGACAGGGGGCTGGCTCCTGGAGCTGGCCCCATCCTCATCCTGTGTCAAGGAAGCCCCTCGTGCCTCCACCGGGAGCTGGGACAGATCTGTGGGGCTCTTCcaaccccctccttccccttcccttagGAATGGGATTTGGGCAGGGATCCCAGACACTTGGGCTCCAACTCCACCTCAATTTACAGAccttctcaaagaaataaagtgcTTTGCTCTTCAAGAATCCCAGAGAGAATGGCCCCGTGCACTGGCGCAGGAGGTCGGCCTGCTGCTTCTCGATGCTTCAAATACCCTCTGCCAGTGTGCGCTTGCGAGCCCGGCGCTACCCTGGACATGTGCAACTTGGgagcccctcacccacctctAAACACATGCTGTCAGCTCACCCTTTCCAACAGCAGGTGCTACAGACAGGAGAGTAAATCACCTTAACAACCTTCCCCCTCTCTGGTCCAGGCCTTCGCCCCTCTACCCGGAAGACATAAGCAACAGAGGCCCCATGGGCCTGGCCTCTAAAGGGAATGCAAGGCCTGAAGACACCTCCATAGCCAGGCCCAGAGTGCGCAGGCCCGGCCGGCCAGCACACCCCCTGGGCATCCTCAGTAGCAGCACGATGCCTGCCTGCAGTTACCCAGGCCAAGCTTTGGAAAGAGCCGACAGGGCACCAGCACCTGCTTTCAGGAATCTGCAAACTTATCCATCCGTCTCCAGAGTACAGAAAAGGCTTCTCAAAGCCTGGTGGGCCCCAAGCTTAGCAGCTGAACTGCTGTCATCTGGATGGCTCTCGGTCCCTGTCAGGATGGCTCTCGGTCCCTGCCAGTGAAGGAACAGCACTTAGCTTTCCTTCGCCCGGCCTTGAATTTCTACACTCAGAACCCACACTCCTTCAATTCCAACCCTGCCAGGAGGGAAGAGGTAGTAGGGCGACCTGTCTCCCCTCTGAATTCAGTTTGTGCCTCCCGCCAGGCTTGACTTTAACCCAGGCCACTCATAAGCTCCAGGAACCAAACTTTACTTAGTCTGCCCTCTTTGGTCCTAAGACTGACCACAGAGACATGGGTTGGCGACCCAATTAGATACGGACCCTTGCCTTACAAAGGTAGAATTACAGGCCAATGCTTGTTAGGAAGTGCCCAGATTGATTGCTGAGGCCCACGACCTACAGAGCAGACAAGAAACCACACTGAACCACCCGCCcccagcctgtgctctcttcCTCCGAGGCCTGAGACGCGGTCTCCCGCTTCTGCGGCTCTCTCCTGGGAGCCCAGCCCTAgctgcctctgtctcctctctcactgAGACAGTCTGTCCCCACTGGACACAGCGGAGGCCTCACTGcgcagggagagggtggggggttTCTCGGTGTGGGAGACAGGTAGTGCAGGAAAGTCGAGCAGCGGTGGTGTGTGCATGAGAGCAAAGACAGTGCTGCTACCATAAGCGCTGGCATGGGGCCCGGGAGGGCTAAAGGACATCAGTCTCCCGCTCGATCCCCACGTACTTGAGGGCATCAGCTTGGCTGTACCTGtcccagagcaggaggaggaaggaggttaCTGTCAAGGCTTTTGTGACGAAACAGATGGAATCCCCTCTGTTTTGCTTCCCCATCCCTCAGAGCAGTTTATAGTGCTCCTGCTTGCTTCTAGGGCAGGGCACCCGGCAGCacaacaaagagaaagacatgaCCTCCATGAGACCTCTGAGACCCCTGAGACCCTCTCCTTCATCTGTATCGCCCACTTTACACCCCCAAATCAATTCGAACAGCCACCCTTCTGCCTCTGGGGCCACCTCCTGAGGATCCTTTCCAGCTGCCTCACCTGTAATCAAAGAAGAGCTCTTCACCAGCTTGAATTGCCCTTTTAGCAAAGATCCCAATGCGATGATCCCCATTCACCATGACCACTGCAAACAGGACAAAGCCAAGGCTAGGTTCCTAGTCAGCTCCGAGCCAACAATAGGCAGGTTCTGGGCTGATTTTCCCCCAATTCCCAGTGAAAACATAAATGGAGTGGAGTTTAAAAGCAGTCAATGAAGGCGGCTGCCTCTCTGCTTTCAGATCAGTTATTCGGGCTGGTGATGTGGGAAAATGCTTATCTTTAAAAGATTCTTGTTTgtgggaaaatgtttataatgtataCAGTGAGAAAGCCAATTAACAAAACagaggcggagacacagaatgatACCAGACATTAAGCATGATTGTCTCTGGACAAAAATAACTTGGCAATGAAAAAAGGCATGTAATGGATAGAAATCATAGTAAATAAAGTATCCAGCATCCACCCTACCTTCGAAGGTCACTGGGAACTCACCTTTGGCGTAACAGTTGGGGTTCACTGAATGGTTTGCAAATcgaattttgtttcctttccggGTAGCATCTACTACAAAATCTATAGGACATAAAGAAAGATCATGGGCTCATCAGGCAAACCCATAGCT
The genomic region above belongs to Suricata suricatta isolate VVHF042 chromosome 17, meerkat_22Aug2017_6uvM2_HiC, whole genome shotgun sequence and contains:
- the CNTNAP1 gene encoding contactin-associated protein 1, with the translated sequence MSLRLFCILLAAVSGTRGWGYYGCDEELVGPLYARSLGASSYYGLFTAPRFARLHGISGWSPRIGDPNPWLQIDLMKKHRIRAVATQGSFNSWDWVTRYMLLYGDRVDSWTPFYQQGHNSTFFGNVNESAVVRHDLHYHFTARYIRIVPLAWNPRGKIGLRLGLYGCPYKSDVLYFDGDDAISYRFPRGVSRSLWDVFAFSFKTEEKDGLLLHAEGAQGDYVTLELQGAHLLLHMSLGSSPIQPRPGHTTVSAGGVLNDQHWHYVRVDRFGRQANLTLDGYVQRFVLNGDFERLNLDNEMFIGGLVGAAQKNLAYRHNFRGCIENIIFNRVNIADLAVRRHSRITFEGKVAFRCLDPVPHPINFGGPHNFVQVPGFPRRGRLAVSFRFRTWDLTGLLLFSRLGDGLGHVELMLSEGQVNVSIAQTGRKKLQFAAGYRLNDGFWHEVNFAAQENHAVISIDDVEGAEVRVSYPLLIRTGTSYFFGGCPKPASRSGCHSNQTAFHGCMELLKVDGQLVNLTLVEGRRLGYYAEVLFDTCGITDRCSPNMCEHDGRCYQSWDDFICYCELTGYKGETCHQPLYKESCEAYRLSGKTSGNFTIDPDGSGPLKPFVVYCDIRENRAWTVVRHDRLWTTRVTGSSMERPFLGAIQYWNASWEEVSALANASQHCEQWIEFSCYNSRLLNTAGGYPYSFWIGRNEEQHFYWGGSQPGIQRCACGLDRSCVDPALHCNCDADQPQWRTDKGLLTFVDHLPVTQVVVGDTNRSNSEAQFFLRPLRCYGDRNSWNTISFHTGAALRFPPIRANHSLDVSFYFRTSAPSGVFLENMGGPYCQWRRPYVRVELNTSRDVVFAFDVGNGDENLTVHSDDFEFNDDEWHLVRAEINVKQARLRVDHRPWVLRPMPLQTYIWLEYDQPLYVGSAELKRRPFVGCLRAMRLNGVTLNLEGRANASEGTSPNCTGHCAHPRFPCFHGGRCVERYSYYTCDCDLTAFDGPYCNHDIGGFFEPGTWMRYNLQSALRSAAREFSHMLSRPVPGYEPGYIPGYDTPGYVPGYHGPGYRLPDYPRPGRPVPGYRGPVYNVTGEEVSFSFSTDSAPAVLLYVSSFVRDYMAVLIKEDGTLQLRYQLGTSPYVYQLTTKPVTDGQPHSVNITRVYRNLFIQVDYFPLTEQKFSLLVDSQLDSPKALYLGRVMETGVIDPEIQRYNTPGFSGCLSGVRFNNVAPLKTHFRTPRPMTAELAEALRVQGDLSESNCGAMPRLFAEVPPELDPWYLPPDFPYYHDEGWVAILLGFLVAFLLLGLVGMLVLFYLQNHRYKGSYHTNEPKATHDYHPGSKPPLPTSASAQVPAPTPASTPAPAPAPAPAPAPAPGPRDQNLPQILEESRSE